From the Lathyrus oleraceus cultivar Zhongwan6 chromosome 4, CAAS_Psat_ZW6_1.0, whole genome shotgun sequence genome, one window contains:
- the LOC127076143 gene encoding uncharacterized protein LOC127076143 — MGNCVFKGFHHGDFEDTMVRIVASNGGIMELYSPITVESITNEFPHHGIFKNNCNKLSKPLMKNEELQGGGVYYLLPLKNITNKQFGETFETLTPYRMSTCDRSTSNNNSGNIWSEHEVFPRYNSSGVWKVKLVISPEKLSEILSQESRTEALIESVRTVAKCGNGAAPSSVANSDQWSVSSSFKGSSLLDKFNLESSSTN, encoded by the coding sequence ATGGGTAATTGCGTATTCAAAGGCTTCCATCATGGAGATTTTGAAGACACCATGGTAAGAATCGTAGCATCAAATGGAGGCATCATGGAACTTTACTCTCCCATAACGGTGGAATCCATAACCAACGAGTTTCCACATCACGGAATTTTCAAAAACAATTGCAACAAACTCTCTAAACCACTCATGAAAAACGAAGAGCTTCAAGGTGGTGGAGTTTACTATCTTCTCCCTCTCAAAAACATCACCAACAAACAATTTGGTGAGACATTCGAAACGTTAACTCCGTATCGAATGTCCACGTGTGACAGGAGTACCAGCAACAACAATAGTGGCAATATCTGGTCGGAACATGAAGTGTTTCCGAGGTACAATAGTAGTGGGGTGTGGAAGGTGAAGCTGGTGATCAGTCCGGAGAAGTTGTCGGAGATTTTGTCGCAGGAGTCGAGGACGGAGGCGTTGATTGAGAGTGTAAGGACGGTGGCTAAGTGCGGTAATGGGGCGGCGCCGTCGTCCGTGGCAAACTCTGATCAATGGAGCGTGTCCAGTAGTTTTAAAGGTTCCAGTTTATTAGACAAGTTCAATTTAGAATCTTCAAGTAcaaattag